CGCCACCAGTCACCGGCGATGATTTCCGCGAAGAGACGATCTATTTTCTGATGACCACGCGGTTCTATGACGGCGACCCGTCCAATAACTTTTTCTGCCGCGACCGTATTGAGTTCGACGGGGCGGGCAACCCGGTGGATCCCCACTGGCGCGGCGACTTCAAGGGGCTGATCCAGCGGCTGGACTACATCAAGGATCTGGGCTTCACCGCCATTTGGATTACCCCGCCGGTGGAAAACCGCTCGGGCTTGGATTACCACGGCTATCACGCCTACGACTGGACCCGTGTCGATCCGCGCCTGGAAAGTCCAGACGTCACCTATCAGGACCTGATTGACGAGATGCACAAGCGCGGAATAAAGTTGATCCAGGACGTGGTGATCAACCATTCCTGTCAATACGGCATTCGCGGCAAGGTCCATATCGACCATCTGCCAACCAAGTATTACGTCGCCGACGGGAAGCGGCAGGGGGACGAGAACCACGGTCCTTACCAGGGCAACCTGGGCAACTATGCCTGGGACAATCGCGACGACATCGACAACCCGCTTGCGCCGGACTGGTATCGTGAGCGCTTCGACCGCGATCCGGAAGGCCAGGAGCCCCTGGTGGATCCCAAGACAGGCGAGACGGTGCCCAAGCCCGGTTACGACCCCGGTCGTTTTTTTGGTATCGACGCTCAACAATTGGACCCGGCTTGGTATATGCAGTATGGCTTCATCTGCGGCGGCGACTGGGAAAGCGCGGCGGTGCAGATGAAACATATCGCCGGAGACTGCATCAACCTGGAGCTGGAGAATAAGAATGTTTTTGACTATTTGGTTGGTGCCGTGAACCGCTATCTCGATATGGGGGTGGATGCCATCCGGCTGGACACGGTCAAACATGTGCCGCGCGATACCTTGTTGAAGTACGTCAATGCCTGGAAAGCCCACAAGCCCGGCACCTTCGTGTTTGGCGAGAACCTGGTCAAGGGATTGGGCTGGGGCGATCTGGGCGGCGGCGACAATGGTCCCTCGTTCATTCGTCCCTGGTGGTATACGCGCCTGGGCCATGATCCTCAGGACCCCCATTCGGGCGGGGACTCAGGCTTCGCGGTGCTGGATTTCGGACTGTTCTCCACCTTCCGCGACAATGTGTCCAAGGGCAGCTATCAGCAGGTGGGCCAGGCTTTGTCCATGGATTGGATCTATGGCGATCCGACCACCTTGGTGACCTTTTTGCAAAATCATGACATCGGTCCCGACAACGATTTCAAGTACCGCTACAAGGGCGAACAGTGGATGGCGGCGGCGGCCTACAACCTGATCTGGACCATCCGCGGCATTCCCTGCCTCTACTACGGCGAGGAAATCGAGTTCATGAAAGGAGCGCCGCAGGATGTGGAAGGCGAGCGCGACTGCCTGAGCCAGACCGGGCGCGCCTATTTTGGTGATCACCTGGAAAACGGGCGGATCGCCGAGACCCAAAGTCATCCTTTGTATCGCCATATTCGCCGTCTCAACCAGATCCGCCGCGCCGTGCCCGCGCTCCAGAAGGGGCAAATGGGCCATGTCAACGAATGGGGTTCCGGGGTCAGCTTCAGTCGCGATTTCAACGACGGCCAAAGCTATGCCGTGGTCGGTC
The sequence above is drawn from the Magnetospira sp. QH-2 genome and encodes:
- a CDS encoding alpha-amylase family glycosyl hydrolase, which encodes MPTISVRFRKPDDWADPLYLHFWDTDGTETVWPGLLMTKDRGDWYRFKFGGEVTTARFVVTDDQGHQTPDLWTDRGGWFEADGTWSARKPAKTKVRPKKPAPTPPPVTGDDFREETIYFLMTTRFYDGDPSNNFFCRDRIEFDGAGNPVDPHWRGDFKGLIQRLDYIKDLGFTAIWITPPVENRSGLDYHGYHAYDWTRVDPRLESPDVTYQDLIDEMHKRGIKLIQDVVINHSCQYGIRGKVHIDHLPTKYYVADGKRQGDENHGPYQGNLGNYAWDNRDDIDNPLAPDWYRERFDRDPEGQEPLVDPKTGETVPKPGYDPGRFFGIDAQQLDPAWYMQYGFICGGDWESAAVQMKHIAGDCINLELENKNVFDYLVGAVNRYLDMGVDAIRLDTVKHVPRDTLLKYVNAWKAHKPGTFVFGENLVKGLGWGDLGGGDNGPSFIRPWWYTRLGHDPQDPHSGGDSGFAVLDFGLFSTFRDNVSKGSYQQVGQALSMDWIYGDPTTLVTFLQNHDIGPDNDFKYRYKGEQWMAAAAYNLIWTIRGIPCLYYGEEIEFMKGAPQDVEGERDCLSQTGRAYFGDHLENGRIAETQSHPLYRHIRRLNQIRRAVPALQKGQMGHVNEWGSGVSFSRDFNDGQSYAVVGLSMGGGQDIHMDGIHNGLYRDCVSGHEIQVGDGSISFHVQGNSAGIWVLDGPGKIGEDGTYLR